One genomic segment of Rivularia sp. PCC 7116 includes these proteins:
- the rpsG gene encoding 30S ribosomal protein S7, translating to MSRRGVIQRRAVPPDSVYNSRLISMTIRRIMRHGKKSLAARIVYDAMKIIEERTGGDPTEVFERAIRNLTPLVEVKARRVGGATYQVPMEVRSERGTTLALRWLVQYSRQRPGRTMASKLANELMDASNETGSAIRKREETHRMAEANKAFAHYRY from the coding sequence ATGTCTCGTCGTGGTGTAATTCAAAGGCGCGCAGTTCCGCCTGATTCAGTTTACAACAGTCGGTTGATTAGTATGACAATTCGCCGCATAATGCGTCACGGCAAGAAATCTCTTGCTGCGCGGATAGTTTATGACGCAATGAAAATCATTGAAGAAAGAACTGGTGGCGATCCCACAGAAGTATTTGAAAGAGCAATACGCAATCTAACTCCATTAGTGGAGGTGAAAGCTCGAAGAGTTGGTGGTGCGACTTATCAAGTACCAATGGAAGTACGTTCGGAAAGAGGTACAACCCTAGCACTACGTTGGTTGGTGCAGTATTCTCGCCAGCGTCCAGGTCGTACAATGGCTAGTAAGCTAGCAAACGAGTTGATGGATGCTTCTAACGAGACAGGTAGCGCAATTCGCAAGCGAGAAGAAACGCACCGGATGGCAGAAGCAAATAAAGCCTTTGCACATTATCGTTATTAG
- the rpsL gene encoding 30S ribosomal protein S12, whose amino-acid sequence MPTIQQLIRNERSKARQKTKSPALKQCPQRRGVCTRVYTTTPKKPNSALRKVARVRLTSGFEVTAYIPGIGHNLQEHSVVMIRGGRVKDLPGVRYHIIRGTLDTAGVKDRKQGRSKYGTKRPKES is encoded by the coding sequence ATGCCAACAATACAGCAATTAATTCGTAACGAGCGCTCTAAAGCGCGTCAGAAAACCAAGTCCCCGGCTCTGAAACAATGCCCTCAAAGACGGGGCGTTTGTACCAGGGTTTATACAACAACACCTAAAAAACCTAATTCGGCTCTGAGAAAAGTAGCAAGGGTAAGATTAACTTCTGGATTTGAGGTTACAGCTTACATTCCAGGAATTGGTCACAATTTGCAAGAACACTCAGTTGTGATGATTCGTGGCGGTAGGGTTAAGGACTTACCGGGCGTGAGATATCACATTATTCGTGGAACTTTGGATACTGCCGGAGTCAAAGACCGCAAGCAAGGTCGTTCCAAGTACGGAACAAAACGTCCGAAGGAATCGTAA
- a CDS encoding iron-sulfur cluster assembly accessory protein, whose amino-acid sequence MIKLSQAAADEIKRLKSKQKTPNILFRLTVKPGGCSGWFYDMSFNDEQTLTQGDRVFTSKDIEIVLDPQTLEQVQGSTIEYSEDLMGGGFRFYNPQAIEVCGCGNSFSID is encoded by the coding sequence ATGATTAAACTTTCTCAAGCGGCAGCAGATGAGATCAAGCGGTTAAAATCGAAGCAGAAAACACCCAATATTTTATTTAGACTAACCGTCAAGCCTGGTGGTTGTTCTGGCTGGTTTTACGATATGTCTTTTAACGACGAGCAAACATTAACACAAGGCGATCGCGTTTTTACTTCCAAGGATATCGAAATAGTTCTAGATCCCCAAACCCTAGAGCAGGTTCAAGGGTCAACTATAGAATACTCCGAAGACCTCATGGGTGGGGGCTTTCGCTTTTACAACCCCCAAGCGATTGAGGTTTGCGGTTGCGGAAATTCGTTTTCCATCGACTAA
- a CDS encoding phosphomannose isomerase type II C-terminal cupin domain, whose product MAQFQETTEANAFTLPPAVTPEGVAATELRPWGSFTILEEARGYKIKRIEVKPGHRLSLQMHHHRSEHWIVVSGTAKVTCGEEEIVLSNNQSTYVPQCTAHRLENPGVIPLVLIEVQNGEYLGEDDIVRYQDDYARAEK is encoded by the coding sequence ATGGCTCAATTCCAAGAAACAACAGAAGCTAACGCATTTACCCTACCCCCAGCAGTGACCCCTGAAGGCGTTGCTGCAACAGAATTACGCCCTTGGGGTTCTTTCACGATTTTGGAAGAAGCACGCGGCTATAAAATCAAGCGGATTGAAGTTAAACCGGGTCATCGCTTAAGCTTACAAATGCACCATCACCGTAGCGAACACTGGATTGTAGTTTCTGGAACTGCTAAAGTGACTTGCGGCGAAGAAGAAATTGTATTAAGTAATAATCAGTCTACCTACGTACCACAATGCACCGCGCATCGTTTAGAAAATCCTGGAGTCATTCCTTTGGTATTGATTGAAGTACAAAATGGGGAATATCTAGGAGAAGACGATATTGTCCGTTATCAAGATGATTATGCGCGTGCTGAAAAATAA